In Thermoanaerobacterium xylanolyticum LX-11, the genomic window GCAAAAGGATATGGGCGATTCTTTCATATACATCTGGAAGGTGTTTCTTTACCCACAATATCTTTGGTGCGGTGAAGCCTGTCAAGGCTTTATTTCCCGTGTACTTCAAAAGACCTTCTTTCCCTATTTTCTCTGTGATGTAGTCGCATTCTTCCTGTGTCCTTTGATCGCACCAAAGTATGGCTGGTGTTAAAACGTTATTGTCTTTGTCGAGAAGAACCAGTCCATGCATCTGTCCGCTTAAGCCGATGCCTTTTATGTCATCACCTTTTACGCCGCTTTTTGCAATAATCTCTTTTATTCCATCCCTCGTGCCATTCCACCAGTCCTCTGGATTTTGCTCGGCCCAGCCTGGCTCTGGATAGTACACAGGATATTCTTTTGAAACACTTGATACCACATTGCCGATTTCATTCATCAATATTATTTTAACTGACGATGTTCCTAAATCTATCCCTAAAAAATACATACATTTACCTCCATGATATTTGTTAAGGGCAGCTTTAATGAAGCATGAAGCTGCCCTCATGTTTCATTATTCTGCAAACAAATACTGATTTAGGATTGATTCTAATAGCTCTTGTCTTCCTGATTTGTTGACAATCTGGCTGTGCTCTAATGCGTACTTCTCAAGGCTTCTAAAATCAGCTTTTCCACTTACAATATCTGCACCTATGCCATCTTTGTAGCTTGCATATCTTTCCTCGATGAACTTGTCAAAAACGCCATCTTTTACAAGCTTGTAAGCCACTTTGAAGCCTTTTGCAAAAGCATCCATTCCTGCTATGTGACCCAAGAAAAGATCTTCTGGCTCAAATGAAGCACGTCTTACTTTCGCATCGAAATTGAGTCCACCTTTGTCAAATCCGCCCATCTTTATGACTTCATACATAGCAAGTGTTGTCATGCGTATATCTGTAGGGAACTGATCTGTATCCCAGCCTAATAGCATATCACCTGTATTTGCGTCAATCGATCCTAATACACCGTTTATTCTGGCGTATCTTAGCTCATGCTGGAAATCATGGAATGCTAATGTTGCATGATTTGCTTCGATATTAACTTTGAAATATTTGTCAAGATCGTATTTTCTCAAGAATGCCAATACATTTGCCACGTCAAAGTCGTATTGATGCTTTGTAGGCTCCTTTGGCTTCGGCTCAATCAAGAGCTGGCCTTCAAAGCCGATTTCCTTTGCATAATCAACAGCCATGTGCAAAAATCTTGCAAAATTATCAAGCTCAAACTCCATATCTGTATTGAGAAGTGTCTCATATCCTTCTCTTCCACCCCAGAATACGTAGTTTTCGCCACCAAGCTCCTTAGTAATCTCAAGTGCTTTTTTGACTTGTGATGCAGAATATGCGAAAACATCGGCATTGCAAGACGTTGATGCACCATGCACAAATCTTGGATTGGAGAAAAGATTCGCAGTACCCCACAAAACTTTCGTCTTGCTGGTCTTCAAGTAATCCTTTATCATAGCAACTATTGTATCTAAATTTTTGTTCGTCTCTCTAAGAGTGTCTCCTTCAGGGGCAATATCTCTATCATGGAAGCAGAAATACGGTGCATTTATCTTATCAAAAAACTCAAATGCTGCCTCTACCCTTGCTTTAGCTATGTCCATAGGATCTGTATAGTGATTCCATGGCCTTTGCATGGTAGCTTTGCCAAATTGATCTGTTCCATCAGCAGTAAAAGTGTGCCAATAAGCTATAGAAAAGCGAAGATGCTCCTCCATCGTCTTACCATCGATTACTTCCTCAGGATTGTAAAATTTAAAAGAATAAGGATTGTTTGATTTTGGTCCTTCATATTTTATTTTAGATACGTTCTCAAAATATTTATTCATAAAGCTTCCTCCTTCTATTCGTTTGTCTGTCCAACAAACATTATATATTATATATTCTACACAAATTTAAAAAATCCTTCTTTAAAATAAAAAAAATTTTAAAAAAATAACCGCTCTGGTATATAACCAAAAGCGGCTTGAACTTTAAAGCCGTCACCTTCTTTTTTAAATTATAAGTGACACTTCTGCCCCATCCCTTATCGCTTCTACTGCTGTTGCTACTTCTTTACAGTCGCCTATAAAAATCATATTGTCGCTTATGCATTTTTTAAATATTTCATCAGGAGTATTGCCTATTGCAATCACCACATCGTCTGCCTCAACTTCATTGCCATTATTGTATACAATTTTTCCATTGTTTATCACATCTACTTTTGCGTTTGTCACGATTCTTACACCGAGATTTTTCAACCTTTCCATCAAAAGCTTCTTATTCATGAGGTATATGTCTTTGCCTACTTCATCAAGCTCTTCTAATACTGTAACAGTTTTACCCATTGTTGCAAGGTATTCTGCCGTCTCCAAACCTGTCAAACCACCGCCTATTACAGCTATTTTCATCCCTTTTGGCATTTTGCCACTTAAAACATCTATGCCTTTATAAGGTACTACATCAGTTTTAATCGTCAATTCCTTTGGAATTGAGCCTGTTGCAATTATTACTTTGTCATAATTCATATTTTTTAGTTCATCGCACGTAACTTCTCGATTTAGATTGACTTTTACGCCGTATTTTTTTAAATCAGCTTCAAGATAATCTACTACTTTTCCTATTTCAGACTTATGCGGAGGAACTTTTGCCACTTTCAACTGTCCTCCCAATGCATCTGACTTCTCAAATAGCTCCACATTGTGCCCTTTTTTTGCCAAGTACAAAGCAGCAGACATACCAGCAGGACCACCGCCTATCACAGCCACATTAAGCTTATTTTCTGCAGTCACATCAAATTCTTTTTCTCTGCCTACCGTAGGATTCATCATGCATGATACAGGAAGCCCTTTTTGTATATACGCAATACATGCTTGATTACAATGGATACAGTATTTTATCTCATCAGCTTTTCCATTGATATATTTAAAGATACAGTCAGGATCTCCTATAAGGCCTCTTGCAATGCCTATAAAGTCAGCATAGCCATCTCTTACGATTGCTTCCCAATCATCTGCATCACCCAGTTTATCAGCAGCAATGACAGGAATCGAAACACTATCTCTTATTTTCTTTGCGTAGTCTATGATTGGTTTATCATCTATTCCCATTGGTGATATGTGGTACTCTGACGTAGAACCAACACCAGACGAAACGTTTATTGCATCTGCTCCGTGTTCTTCCAAAAGGCGAGAAAGTTTTACACTTTCTTCTATGTCAAATCCGCCATCTGTATAGTCGCTTCCATTTATACGGCATATTACAGCAATATTTGGCACTTCACTTTTCACTCTCTTTAATATCTCCAATGCAAATCTGGCCCTTCCATAGAAATTTCCGCCGTACTCATCATTTCTTGTATTTACATTTGGCGATAAGAATTGATTTACAAACCATCCATGTGCAAAATGAAGCTCAACTGCATCAAATCCTGCTTCCTTTGCTCTTTTTGCAGCATTCACAAAGTCCTTCACAAACCCTTTTATGTCTTCGACAGAAAAATCTGATGGCTTGTATTTAGGGTTATGCATAGCAATCTGCACCGCAGCTTTTGCGCCGTTGACATGAATAACATCTGCTAATTTTTTAAGTCCCTCAATCTTATCATCGTCGTCTATGCCCAACTGGTTTTTAAAAAACTTGCCAAACTTATTTACATATGATGCCTCGACTATCACTAAAGCCACATCTTTTGACCTTCTGTCGTAATATCCTATCTCTTTTTCACTGACAAATCCATCGTTTGATAAATTTGTGACAGTTGGTAACATTACAAATCTGTTTTTCAATCTTACATTTCCTATTTTACCTTCATTTAAAATCATGATAATGCACTTCCTTTTGTTTTTAATGAAAACCATCATTGTTATTTCTTAAACTTATTGTAATGCTTGTTTTTATATAAGTAAAATAATATAATATTATAAAATATATAAGTTATTGCTTATGATTGGTGATTTATATGAATTTTAGAGAATTGAATATATTTTTGTCTGTATGTGAGTATGGCAGCATGTCTGAAGCTGCAAAACACCTTTACATGACACAACCAGCTATAAGTCAGGCAATTTCCGAGCTGGAAGAAGAGTACAACGTGAAGCTTTTTGATAGAATAGGCAAAAAGCTTGTCTTGACACATGCAGGCGAAATTTTAAGAGATTATGGAAAAAAAATCAATCTATTGCTATTTGAAACTAAAAACACGTTACAGGATATATCTGATAGCAGGGCAGGAAAGCTTAAGCTTGGTGCCAGCAGGACTTATGGTACATATCTGCTGCCTAAAATGATAGGCAATTTTTTGAAATTATATACGAATGTAGAATTGCCATTTTGCATTAACAATACAGCGGAAATAGTAAATATGATACTAAACAGCGAAATAGATCTTGGAATAGTAGAAGGTCCAATACACTCCGATAGCATCGAAAGTAGACATTTATTAGATGATGAGTTGTACCTTATTTGTTCAAAAAAACATCATTGGACAAAAAAGAAGATCATCCAGATGGATGATTTGTCAAAAGCTGATTTTATAATAAGGGAAGCTGGCAGCGGCACGAGAGAAGTATTTGAAAACACTATGAAATCAAACAACATAGAATACAACATTAAGTTGGAGTTAAACAGCATCGAGGCAATAAAAAAGGCAGTCGAAGCAAACTTAGGTGTTTCAGTAATATCAAAGCTGGCTTTAAGTGAAGAATTAAAAAGTTCAAAGCTTATAAAAATAGAAATAGAAGGAATCAAATTTACGAGAAAATTCAATATCATATACCACAAAGACAAATACCTGTCAGAGCTCCACAAGAAGTTTATAGATTTCCTTTGCAGTGTAAAATGAAGCATGTTATTTTAAAAGAAAACCGTAATATGTCATGACGTAGTCTTTTATCCTATCTGCAATCGCCTTGTGACCCTCCTCATTTGGATGTATTCCATCTTCACATAAAAGCTTTCTGTAATCAGGTCTATCTAAAAACGCACTTCTCACATCTATTATCTTTGTATTAGTGCTTGATGCTATGCTCAATATGGCAGAATTGTACCTTTCCTGCCACCAGTATATCTTTGTGACGCTTCCAAGCCATGTCAATATGTTTTTGGCTGATTCCTTATTGCCTTTACTAATCCAGTTGAAATACTTGTCAGCATCCAATGGAGGAAGTGTAAGCAAAACCGGAGCTATATTGGCATTTTTAAGTGAATCTATGAGTTCTTTTAATGTCTCTTTAAACACATTGAAATCAGTGTTTGGCAGATGGTCTTTGTAAGGATTTTTTGCTACTTCATCCCAATTAAAGTCACAATCATTTCCACCAAATTCCAATAATACAATATCAGGATTTGCTTTGTTTAACTCTTTTTTTAGCCTGTCTTTGCCTCTCAGTATTGTACTGCCAAACTTCGATATGTTTTCAACAGTTCCTTTTAAATATCCATTTAGAATATTTGCATAAGAATCCTTCAAAACCACATATTTATTTCTAATCTTGTCAAGAACCACACCTTTAGATATAGAATCCCCACACACAAGAAAGTTGTAATTTTCTTTTATGTTTAACATCTCCATCATTTAGCCTCCCTAACCTTTTATTCTATTATACCACAAATTAACATATTTATTAACAAAAAATGCCGAAATATTCGGCATCATTCTAATTTCAATATTACATTATTATCATTTTTGTAGATTATATAATTTGCGTTAATACCCAGTATGTCGCCGCTTCCAGTTATGGTTTTACCTGTATTTACGTCAATCAAATCTTTACCATCAAAAGTGACAGTCAAGGCATTGTCCTTCGGCAGTATATACACCTGATTTGGGTCAATTGCATGATTTAGCTTTATGTGACTCCAGTTTTTGAAGCTTTTATCAATTGTACCGTAGTAAATTTCCACAACTTTATTATCGCTGTCTAATTTGCCTACGTACACATTGTCATTGCTGTCAGTGCCAATAAGTGAGAAGCCGCCACTCAAAAATGTGTATCCACTGCCATTTTTGATGACTCTTATTATGCCGTTTGATGACTCGTATAAAAG contains:
- the xylA gene encoding xylose isomerase codes for the protein MNKYFENVSKIKYEGPKSNNPYSFKFYNPEEVIDGKTMEEHLRFSIAYWHTFTADGTDQFGKATMQRPWNHYTDPMDIAKARVEAAFEFFDKINAPYFCFHDRDIAPEGDTLRETNKNLDTIVAMIKDYLKTSKTKVLWGTANLFSNPRFVHGASTSCNADVFAYSASQVKKALEITKELGGENYVFWGGREGYETLLNTDMEFELDNFARFLHMAVDYAKEIGFEGQLLIEPKPKEPTKHQYDFDVANVLAFLRKYDLDKYFKVNIEANHATLAFHDFQHELRYARINGVLGSIDANTGDMLLGWDTDQFPTDIRMTTLAMYEVIKMGGFDKGGLNFDAKVRRASFEPEDLFLGHIAGMDAFAKGFKVAYKLVKDGVFDKFIEERYASYKDGIGADIVSGKADFRSLEKYALEHSQIVNKSGRQELLESILNQYLFAE
- a CDS encoding SGNH/GDSL hydrolase family protein, which codes for MEMLNIKENYNFLVCGDSISKGVVLDKIRNKYVVLKDSYANILNGYLKGTVENISKFGSTILRGKDRLKKELNKANPDIVLLEFGGNDCDFNWDEVAKNPYKDHLPNTDFNVFKETLKELIDSLKNANIAPVLLTLPPLDADKYFNWISKGNKESAKNILTWLGSVTKIYWWQERYNSAILSIASSTNTKIIDVRSAFLDRPDYRKLLCEDGIHPNEEGHKAIADRIKDYVMTYYGFLLK
- a CDS encoding selenium metabolism-associated LysR family transcriptional regulator; translation: MNFRELNIFLSVCEYGSMSEAAKHLYMTQPAISQAISELEEEYNVKLFDRIGKKLVLTHAGEILRDYGKKINLLLFETKNTLQDISDSRAGKLKLGASRTYGTYLLPKMIGNFLKLYTNVELPFCINNTAEIVNMILNSEIDLGIVEGPIHSDSIESRHLLDDELYLICSKKHHWTKKKIIQMDDLSKADFIIREAGSGTREVFENTMKSNNIEYNIKLELNSIEAIKKAVEANLGVSVISKLALSEELKSSKLIKIEIEGIKFTRKFNIIYHKDKYLSELHKKFIDFLCSVK
- a CDS encoding NAD(P)/FAD-dependent oxidoreductase, whose product is MILNEGKIGNVRLKNRFVMLPTVTNLSNDGFVSEKEIGYYDRRSKDVALVIVEASYVNKFGKFFKNQLGIDDDDKIEGLKKLADVIHVNGAKAAVQIAMHNPKYKPSDFSVEDIKGFVKDFVNAAKRAKEAGFDAVELHFAHGWFVNQFLSPNVNTRNDEYGGNFYGRARFALEILKRVKSEVPNIAVICRINGSDYTDGGFDIEESVKLSRLLEEHGADAINVSSGVGSTSEYHISPMGIDDKPIIDYAKKIRDSVSIPVIAADKLGDADDWEAIVRDGYADFIGIARGLIGDPDCIFKYINGKADEIKYCIHCNQACIAYIQKGLPVSCMMNPTVGREKEFDVTAENKLNVAVIGGGPAGMSAALYLAKKGHNVELFEKSDALGGQLKVAKVPPHKSEIGKVVDYLEADLKKYGVKVNLNREVTCDELKNMNYDKVIIATGSIPKELTIKTDVVPYKGIDVLSGKMPKGMKIAVIGGGLTGLETAEYLATMGKTVTVLEELDEVGKDIYLMNKKLLMERLKNLGVRIVTNAKVDVINNGKIVYNNGNEVEADDVVIAIGNTPDEIFKKCISDNMIFIGDCKEVATAVEAIRDGAEVSLII